In Streptomyces sp. SN-593, a single genomic region encodes these proteins:
- a CDS encoding coagulation factor 5/8 type domain-containing protein, with the protein MPSRSAAGSDAPGAVQGLGGGTATLVAEALRRRTFAAAAPVAAPPPAAPAVSAAGAVAPAPPGTAPAASSARDRGGRRPAYAYRPSAEPDFGPNVRVFGPDTPIGRVQEALDAAAAAPPAEGSDPAGLRTFLFKPGHYAVDLRLGPRTSVAGLGAHPGDVTVDGAVRITGRPSRHAAGGAPADAPRTAGGPTTAPVDGGWRDASPTAPVHRMHVRGRLLLAPGGSGLRGGGRIADAPAGPMITVEPVRVGPAAGAGETAERPARVLPQPPLPARADGPPSRGRPFLYVGEGGHYRVFLPGLRHTAAGAGAGGSVGGTPDSSVPIDRFFVARPEDSARAINKALSQGRHLLLTPGVYDLADTVRVKWSGTVVLGLGHAMLRPRPGVVAMTVADARGVRIAGLLIDGHPADSPVLLEIGARRGGRADPRDPASVQDVCLRVGGGRGTGSALVVNSDGVLLDHVGVWHAGACGPEGGERPAVVVNGDGVRATGLFTAGRGTAGEAWAGEDGRGPAASGVPASR; encoded by the coding sequence ATGCCTTCACGCAGCGCCGCAGGGAGTGACGCGCCCGGAGCCGTCCAAGGGCTCGGGGGTGGAACCGCCACGCTGGTCGCGGAGGCGCTGCGCCGCCGCACGTTCGCCGCCGCCGCGCCGGTCGCCGCACCCCCACCCGCCGCGCCCGCCGTATCCGCGGCGGGTGCTGTCGCGCCCGCCCCGCCCGGCACCGCACCGGCCGCCTCCTCCGCGCGCGACCGCGGCGGCCGGCGACCCGCGTACGCCTACCGGCCGTCCGCCGAGCCGGACTTCGGCCCGAACGTCCGCGTGTTCGGTCCGGACACGCCGATCGGCCGGGTCCAGGAGGCACTGGACGCCGCCGCGGCCGCGCCGCCGGCCGAGGGGTCCGACCCCGCCGGCCTGCGCACCTTCCTCTTCAAGCCCGGCCACTACGCCGTGGACCTCCGGCTCGGCCCCCGTACCTCCGTCGCGGGCCTCGGCGCGCACCCCGGCGACGTCACCGTCGACGGGGCCGTGCGGATCACGGGACGGCCGAGCCGGCACGCGGCCGGCGGCGCGCCGGCGGACGCCCCGCGCACGGCGGGCGGCCCCACCACCGCGCCCGTGGACGGCGGTTGGCGGGACGCGTCACCCACCGCGCCGGTGCACCGGATGCACGTGCGCGGCCGACTGCTGCTCGCCCCGGGCGGGAGCGGGCTCCGCGGCGGCGGGCGGATCGCCGACGCGCCGGCGGGCCCGATGATCACGGTGGAGCCGGTACGGGTCGGCCCCGCCGCCGGTGCCGGGGAGACGGCGGAACGGCCCGCGCGGGTCCTCCCGCAACCGCCGCTCCCCGCGCGGGCGGACGGCCCGCCCAGCCGCGGGAGGCCGTTCCTCTACGTCGGCGAGGGCGGCCACTACCGCGTGTTCCTGCCGGGGCTGCGGCACACCGCAGCGGGCGCGGGCGCGGGCGGGAGCGTCGGCGGCACGCCGGACTCGTCGGTGCCGATCGACCGCTTCTTCGTGGCCCGGCCGGAGGACTCGGCGCGCGCGATCAACAAGGCGCTCTCGCAGGGACGGCACCTCCTGCTGACTCCGGGCGTCTACGACCTCGCGGACACCGTCCGGGTCAAGTGGTCCGGCACCGTGGTGCTCGGGCTCGGCCACGCGATGCTCCGCCCGCGCCCGGGCGTGGTCGCGATGACGGTCGCGGACGCGCGCGGGGTGCGGATCGCGGGGCTGCTGATCGACGGGCACCCGGCCGACTCCCCGGTGCTGCTGGAGATCGGGGCGCGGCGGGGTGGCCGCGCCGACCCGCGCGATCCGGCCTCGGTCCAGGACGTCTGCCTGCGGGTCGGCGGCGGCCGCGGGACGGGCTCCGCGCTCGTCGTCAACAGCGACGGGGTGCTGCTCGACCACGTCGGCGTCTGGCACGCCGGAGCGTGCGGCCCGGAAGGCGGGGAGCGGCCGGCAGTGGTCGTCAACGGCGACGGGGTGCGGGCCACCGGGCTGTTCACGGCGGGTCGCGGAACGGCGGGCGAGGCGTGGGCCGGCGAGGACGGCCGCGGTCCCGCCGCGTCGGGCGTCCCGGCGTCGCGCTGA
- a CDS encoding GNAT family N-acetyltransferase: MDVALRAVQDGDLPVFFVQTADPEAVWMAAFTSEDPAVVGRTVVGAGGDVLGHVAVFGPPEEREVTYWIGREHWGQGVATAALRALLTEVPERPLHARAAIDNAGSIRVLEKCGFAVAGTERGYAHARGEVLGEVVLVLPAPALYG; encoded by the coding sequence ATGGACGTGGCGCTGCGGGCGGTGCAGGACGGCGACCTGCCCGTCTTCTTCGTACAGACGGCGGACCCCGAGGCGGTGTGGATGGCGGCGTTCACCTCGGAGGACCCGGCGGTCGTCGGGCGCACCGTGGTCGGTGCCGGGGGTGACGTCCTGGGCCACGTCGCGGTGTTCGGGCCGCCGGAGGAGCGCGAGGTCACGTACTGGATCGGCCGGGAGCACTGGGGCCAGGGGGTGGCCACCGCCGCGTTGCGCGCGCTGCTCACCGAGGTTCCCGAGCGGCCGCTGCACGCGCGCGCGGCCATCGACAACGCCGGGTCGATCCGGGTACTGGAGAAGTGCGGGTTCGCCGTCGCCGGCACCGAGCGGGGGTACGCGCACGCGCGGGGCGAGGTGCTCGGGGAGGTCGTCCTCGTCCTGCCCGCGCCCGCCCTGTACGGCTGA
- a CDS encoding winged helix-turn-helix transcriptional regulator has translation MVERTRFDDSDCPVARSVDAIGDWWSLLIVRDAFDGSRRFGEFQRSLGVAKNILSARLRALVATGVLDTAPASDGSAYREYVLTPKGRALFPVIVALRQWGEQNLFAPGEPHSTLLDRHEGRPLRPLEVHAADGRRVDADDTAVRKIG, from the coding sequence ATGGTGGAGCGGACCCGCTTCGACGACAGCGACTGCCCCGTGGCGCGCTCGGTCGACGCCATCGGCGACTGGTGGTCGCTGCTGATCGTGCGCGACGCCTTCGACGGGAGCCGCCGCTTCGGGGAGTTCCAGCGCAGCCTGGGCGTGGCGAAGAACATCCTCAGCGCCCGCCTGCGCGCGCTGGTCGCCACCGGCGTGCTCGACACCGCGCCGGCGTCGGACGGCAGCGCCTACCGGGAGTACGTCCTGACGCCGAAGGGCCGGGCGCTCTTCCCCGTCATCGTGGCGCTGCGGCAGTGGGGCGAGCAGAACCTGTTCGCGCCCGGCGAGCCCCACTCCACACTCCTCGACCGCCACGAGGGGCGCCCCCTGCGCCCGCTCGAGGTCCACGCGGCGGACGGGCGCCGGGTCGACGCCGACGACACGGCCGTCCGGAAGATCGGCTGA
- a CDS encoding MFS transporter, with protein MTTAEGAGPAAGEAGRGLSRGLALLFAVACGTAVADVYYAQPLLVTLGRDFSLGTATVGAVVTLTQVGYGLGLFLLVPLGDLLDRRRLVVAQLLLLAVASAVVATAADAAVLFAGLAAVGLLAVVTQTLVAFAASLAAPGERGRVVGLVTSGVVTGILCARTVSGLLADAAGWRSVYLCSAVLTGALALALHRLLPTGRGAAPAGGGYGRLLRSTAVLFARERLLRVRALLALLIFAAFSVLWSSVALPLSAPPYALSHTGIGAFGLAGAAGALAATAAGRLNDRGHSGRTTGAGLVLLSASWLPLALTRQSLWALAAGVVLLDLAVQTVHVTNQTLIHALHPAAGSRLIGGYMVFYSIGSASGALAATSLYAAAGWRAVCALGAAVSLLALLLWAATRGSDPIPSAPAPSAPVGE; from the coding sequence GTGACGACGGCCGAGGGCGCGGGGCCCGCCGCGGGGGAGGCCGGGCGCGGGCTGTCCCGGGGGCTCGCCCTGCTCTTCGCGGTGGCCTGCGGGACGGCGGTGGCCGACGTGTACTACGCGCAGCCCCTCCTGGTGACGCTCGGCCGCGACTTCTCGCTCGGGACCGCCACGGTCGGCGCGGTGGTGACCCTGACCCAGGTCGGGTACGGGCTCGGACTGTTCCTGCTCGTGCCGTTGGGCGACCTGCTCGACCGACGGCGCCTGGTCGTGGCCCAACTCCTGCTGCTGGCCGTCGCGTCGGCGGTGGTGGCGACCGCGGCCGACGCGGCGGTGCTGTTCGCCGGGCTCGCCGCCGTGGGGCTGCTGGCGGTGGTGACGCAGACGCTGGTGGCGTTCGCCGCCTCCCTCGCCGCGCCCGGGGAACGCGGGCGCGTCGTCGGGCTGGTGACCAGCGGCGTGGTCACCGGCATCCTCTGTGCCCGTACGGTGTCGGGGCTGCTGGCCGATGCGGCCGGGTGGCGCTCGGTCTACCTCTGCTCGGCGGTCCTCACCGGCGCGCTCGCGCTGGCCCTGCACCGCCTGCTGCCGACCGGCCGCGGTGCCGCTCCGGCGGGCGGGGGCTACGGCCGGCTGCTGCGGTCGACCGCCGTCCTGTTCGCGCGGGAGCGCCTGCTGCGGGTACGGGCCCTGCTCGCCCTGCTGATCTTCGCCGCCTTCAGCGTCCTGTGGAGCAGCGTGGCACTGCCGCTCAGCGCGCCCCCCTACGCGCTGTCCCACACCGGGATCGGGGCGTTCGGGCTGGCCGGGGCCGCGGGCGCCCTCGCCGCCACCGCGGCCGGCCGGCTCAACGACCGCGGCCACTCCGGCCGCACCACGGGCGCCGGGCTGGTCCTGCTCAGCGCCTCCTGGCTGCCCCTGGCCCTCACCCGGCAGTCGCTGTGGGCGCTGGCGGCCGGCGTGGTCCTGCTCGACCTCGCGGTGCAGACGGTCCACGTCACCAACCAGACGCTGATCCACGCGCTGCACCCGGCCGCCGGCAGCCGGCTGATCGGCGGCTACATGGTCTTCTACTCGATCGGCAGCGCCTCCGGAGCCCTCGCGGCGACCTCCCTCTACGCGGCGGCGGGATGGCGGGCGGTGTGCGCCCTGGGCGCGGCGGTCAGCCTGCTCGCGCTCCTGCTGTGGGCCGCCACGCGCGGCAGCGACCCGATCCCGTCCGCCCCGGCCCCGTCCGCTCCGGTCGGTGAGTGA
- a CDS encoding uracil-DNA glycosylase, which translates to MSGPDLARFWSLLRDVPVSDDAEFLYGADAAGRLRTENLRRYLELIARNRPRVMLVGEAPGHRGHTISGISFTSVRQLTARPGLITGDPEGDGFRVPPEPAFGWEASSGVVWGAMASWRGPLPLFWPIFPHHPHEPGRPASNRTPRAAEVAAGAPVALALGEAFEIGTFVAVGRKAEAALARHGVPAVPVRHPAQGGARVFTRQLAELNAESTTAP; encoded by the coding sequence GTGAGCGGGCCCGACCTGGCGCGGTTCTGGTCGCTGCTGCGGGACGTTCCGGTGTCCGACGACGCGGAGTTCCTCTACGGCGCGGACGCGGCGGGCCGGTTGCGGACGGAGAACCTGCGCCGCTACCTGGAGTTGATCGCCCGGAACCGCCCCCGCGTGATGCTGGTCGGCGAGGCGCCCGGCCACCGGGGCCACACGATCAGCGGCATCTCGTTCACGAGTGTCCGCCAACTCACGGCCCGGCCGGGGCTGATCACCGGTGACCCGGAGGGCGACGGCTTCCGGGTGCCGCCGGAGCCCGCGTTCGGGTGGGAGGCGTCCTCGGGGGTGGTGTGGGGCGCGATGGCCTCGTGGCGCGGACCGCTGCCGCTGTTCTGGCCGATCTTTCCGCACCACCCGCACGAGCCGGGGCGCCCCGCCTCCAACCGCACCCCGCGCGCGGCCGAGGTGGCCGCAGGCGCTCCTGTCGCGCTCGCCCTCGGCGAGGCGTTCGAGATCGGCACCTTCGTCGCGGTGGGCCGCAAGGCGGAGGCGGCCCTGGCGCGCCACGGCGTGCCCGCTGTCCCCGTCCGCCACCCCGCTCAGGGCGGCGCCCGTGTCTTCACCCGCCAACTGGCCGAGCTGAACGCGGAGTCGACCACCGCGCCGTAG
- a CDS encoding DMT family transporter, producing the protein MLSFSFSFPATVWALDGFGPWTSTGLRGVLAALVAGTCLVAGRVPVPGRRHWPGLLVVAGGCVIGFPLLTTLALRTSSTAHSAVVIGLLPLATAIASVARNGERPSRPFWYGAVAGAAAVIGFTLEQSHGRPTVADLYLFGALLVCSAGYAEGGRLARHMPGWQVIAWGVVAALPATAVVTALALPSEPVHLTGRAVAGMLYVAVVSQFCGFVVWYRGMAAIGVARASQLQLAQPLATLLWSVLLMGEHPSPVTPFTALAVLLAITVTQRARA; encoded by the coding sequence GTGCTCAGCTTCTCCTTCAGCTTCCCCGCGACGGTCTGGGCGCTCGACGGCTTCGGCCCCTGGACGTCCACCGGACTGCGCGGCGTGCTCGCCGCGCTGGTCGCCGGCACCTGCCTGGTCGCCGGCCGGGTGCCGGTCCCCGGACGCCGCCACTGGCCGGGGCTGCTCGTCGTGGCCGGCGGCTGCGTGATCGGCTTCCCGCTGCTGACCACGCTCGCGCTGCGGACCTCCTCGACCGCCCATTCCGCCGTCGTCATCGGCCTGTTGCCGCTGGCCACCGCGATCGCCTCGGTCGCGCGCAACGGCGAGCGCCCGTCGCGGCCGTTCTGGTACGGCGCGGTCGCCGGGGCCGCCGCCGTCATCGGCTTCACCCTGGAGCAGAGCCACGGCCGGCCGACGGTCGCCGACCTCTACCTGTTCGGCGCGCTGCTCGTCTGCTCCGCCGGGTACGCGGAAGGCGGCCGGCTCGCACGGCACATGCCCGGGTGGCAGGTCATCGCCTGGGGCGTGGTCGCCGCACTGCCCGCCACCGCGGTCGTCACCGCCCTCGCGCTGCCGTCCGAACCGGTCCACCTGACCGGCCGCGCGGTCGCGGGCATGCTCTACGTCGCCGTCGTCTCCCAGTTCTGCGGCTTCGTCGTCTGGTACCGCGGCATGGCCGCCATCGGCGTCGCCCGCGCCAGCCAACTCCAACTCGCCCAGCCGCTGGCCACGTTGCTGTGGTCCGTCCTCCTCATGGGCGAACACCCCTCCCCCGTCACGCCGTTCACCGCACTGGCCGTCCTGCTGGCGATCACGGTCACCCAACGCGCCAGAGCGTGA
- a CDS encoding PLP-dependent aminotransferase family protein, whose translation MNEGSSVDQLLGLLRAEVARCPEGGRLPSSRALMERYRVSPVTVSRAIAVLVTEGEVTSRPGAGVFRARPRAPRRAHGDLSWQEVALCADPPSAPVPTPAAVPASAAGTPFPPRAAVPASAPRAADASGVLATLAVPPPGVIDLVGGYLHSSLQPERALAGALARAGRRPGTWDRPPVEGLADLRAWFARDIAGPDSALGGADVLIAAGGQSALDTALRSLAAPGAAVLVESPAYPGTLAVARAAGLRPVPVPVDGDGVRTDLLAQAFRATGARVFVCQPLFHNPTGATLSAERRPEVLRIARTAGAFVVEDDFARRLAHADAPPLPAPLAACDPDGVVVHVRSLTKATSPSLRVAALAARGPVAERLRATQVVDSFFVPRPLQETALELVGSPAWRRHLRTLGGALHERRLAVAEALRRELPELRVRVPHGGYHLWLRLPDGCDETALAAAALHAGVAVTPGRPYFAAEAPAPHLRLSYISAVSADQLREGVSRLGRAYADARPARTGGAGTG comes from the coding sequence ATGAACGAGGGTAGCAGTGTGGACCAGTTGCTCGGCCTCCTGCGGGCCGAGGTGGCGCGCTGCCCGGAGGGCGGCAGGCTCCCCTCCAGCCGGGCCCTCATGGAGCGCTACCGGGTCAGTCCGGTGACCGTCTCCCGTGCCATCGCCGTGCTCGTCACCGAGGGCGAGGTGACCTCCCGCCCCGGCGCCGGCGTCTTCCGCGCCCGGCCGCGGGCGCCGCGCCGGGCCCACGGCGACCTGTCCTGGCAGGAGGTCGCGCTCTGCGCCGACCCGCCGTCCGCTCCTGTTCCCACCCCCGCCGCGGTCCCGGCCTCGGCGGCCGGAACCCCGTTCCCCCCGCGAGCCGCGGTCCCGGCGTCCGCCCCGCGCGCCGCCGACGCCTCGGGTGTCCTCGCCACCCTCGCCGTGCCCCCGCCCGGCGTGATCGACCTGGTGGGCGGCTACCTGCACTCCTCCCTGCAACCCGAGCGCGCGCTCGCCGGGGCGCTGGCCCGGGCCGGCCGCCGTCCGGGCACCTGGGACCGGCCCCCGGTCGAGGGGCTCGCGGACCTCCGGGCGTGGTTCGCCCGCGACATCGCCGGACCGGACTCCGCCCTCGGCGGCGCCGACGTCCTGATCGCCGCCGGCGGCCAGAGCGCCCTCGACACCGCGCTGCGCTCCCTCGCCGCGCCGGGCGCGGCCGTCCTCGTCGAGTCACCCGCCTACCCGGGCACGCTCGCCGTCGCCCGCGCCGCGGGGCTGCGCCCGGTTCCGGTCCCGGTGGACGGGGACGGGGTGCGCACCGACCTGCTCGCCCAGGCGTTCCGGGCCACCGGCGCGCGGGTGTTCGTCTGCCAGCCGCTCTTCCACAACCCCACCGGGGCCACGCTGTCCGCCGAGCGCCGGCCGGAGGTGCTGCGGATCGCGCGCACGGCGGGGGCGTTCGTGGTGGAGGACGACTTCGCGCGGCGGCTGGCGCACGCCGACGCGCCGCCGCTGCCCGCACCGTTGGCCGCCTGCGACCCGGACGGCGTGGTGGTGCACGTGCGTTCGCTGACCAAGGCCACCTCGCCCTCCCTGCGGGTCGCCGCTCTCGCCGCCCGCGGCCCGGTGGCCGAACGGCTGCGCGCCACCCAGGTGGTGGACAGCTTCTTCGTGCCGCGCCCCCTCCAGGAGACCGCCCTGGAACTGGTCGGCTCGCCCGCCTGGCGGCGCCATCTGCGGACGCTGGGCGGCGCCCTGCACGAGCGCAGGCTCGCGGTGGCCGAGGCGCTGCGCCGCGAACTGCCCGAGCTGCGGGTGCGGGTTCCGCACGGCGGCTACCACCTGTGGCTGCGGCTGCCCGACGGCTGCGACGAGACCGCGTTGGCCGCCGCGGCGCTGCACGCGGGGGTGGCCGTCACGCCGGGGCGCCCCTACTTCGCGGCCGAGGCGCCGGCGCCCCATCTGCGACTGAGCTACATCAGCGCGGTGAGCGCGGACCAACTACGCGAAGGGGTGAGCCGGTTGGGACGCGCGTACGCCGACGCCCGCCCGGCGCGCACCGGCGGCGCGGGCACCGGCTGA
- a CDS encoding GH25 family lysozyme has product MFSRNRNARAVRRRLTTAAVLTAGLALAATMSTTGAANAAPAPASAPSGSTIPLGHGYMGVGYVQDSKDFTPDAKHLQFDAKGLASPNVTYPAGIDVSHYQGSINWSSVKAAGIQFAYIKATEGTTYTDPNFSANYLNAYNAKVIRGAYHFAHPDLSSGAAQATYFAAHGGAWSADNLTLPGMLDLEGGCYGKTAAAMQSWILDFYNTYKAKTSRDVVIYTSASWWNTCTGGWSGMSAKSPLWVAHWTTAASPTIPSGFPFWTFWQYTDAGAVSGVSGAVDRDRFSGSSARLLALANNTP; this is encoded by the coding sequence TTGTTCTCGCGAAACCGCAACGCCCGGGCCGTACGGCGGAGGCTGACGACGGCCGCCGTCCTCACCGCCGGACTGGCGTTGGCCGCGACCATGTCGACGACCGGGGCGGCCAACGCCGCCCCCGCGCCCGCGTCCGCGCCGTCCGGCAGCACCATCCCGCTCGGCCACGGCTACATGGGCGTCGGCTACGTCCAGGACAGCAAGGACTTCACACCCGACGCGAAGCACCTCCAGTTCGACGCCAAGGGCCTGGCGTCCCCGAACGTGACCTACCCGGCGGGGATCGACGTCTCGCACTACCAGGGGTCGATCAACTGGTCGTCGGTGAAGGCCGCGGGCATCCAGTTCGCCTACATCAAGGCGACCGAGGGGACCACCTACACGGACCCCAACTTCAGCGCCAACTACCTCAACGCCTACAACGCCAAGGTGATCCGGGGCGCCTACCACTTCGCGCACCCGGACCTGTCCAGCGGCGCGGCGCAGGCCACCTACTTCGCCGCGCACGGCGGCGCCTGGTCGGCGGACAACCTGACGCTCCCGGGCATGCTGGACCTGGAGGGCGGCTGCTACGGCAAGACCGCGGCGGCGATGCAGTCCTGGATCCTCGACTTCTACAACACCTACAAGGCCAAGACCAGCCGTGACGTGGTCATCTACACCAGCGCGAGCTGGTGGAACACCTGCACCGGCGGCTGGAGCGGCATGTCCGCCAAGAGCCCGCTGTGGGTGGCGCACTGGACCACCGCCGCCAGCCCCACGATCCCGAGCGGCTTCCCGTTCTGGACGTTCTGGCAGTACACCGACGCCGGCGCGGTGAGCGGCGTCTCCGGCGCGGTGGACCGCGACCGGTTCAGCGGAAGCAGCGCCCGGCTGCTCGCGCTCGCCAACAACACGCCCTGA
- a CDS encoding NUDIX hydrolase, whose product MGGLPQGDHEAEGTTMPEDTVRTRVSAYAVARAGGSLLLTRLSAASPVFEPGLWHLPGGGIDPGEQPADALARELREETGLDLLDARLLGARSYVAQRLGVSWHLVGLFYLARVAAGTPTVTEQGGSTGAARWVPLSGLSKERLSPAAADALRMPS is encoded by the coding sequence ATGGGTGGGCTGCCCCAGGGCGATCACGAGGCGGAGGGGACGACCATGCCGGAGGACACCGTACGCACCCGCGTGTCGGCGTACGCCGTCGCGCGCGCCGGCGGGAGCCTGCTGCTCACCCGGCTCTCCGCCGCCTCCCCGGTGTTCGAGCCCGGACTGTGGCACCTGCCCGGCGGCGGCATCGACCCCGGCGAGCAGCCGGCCGACGCCCTGGCCCGCGAACTGCGCGAGGAGACCGGCCTCGACCTGCTCGACGCCCGGCTGCTCGGTGCCCGGTCGTACGTCGCCCAGCGCCTCGGCGTCAGTTGGCACCTGGTGGGGCTGTTCTACCTCGCCCGGGTCGCCGCGGGCACGCCGACCGTGACCGAGCAGGGCGGCTCCACCGGCGCCGCCCGCTGGGTCCCGCTGTCCGGACTGTCGAAGGAGCGGCTCTCCCCCGCCGCCGCCGACGCCCTGCGCATGCCGTCCTGA
- a CDS encoding YhjD/YihY/BrkB family envelope integrity protein: MATAAPPPGEPDRGADRPRRGGRGTRARRGPWAAGRARVLAARRAAERRFPVLTELTARLLSVNLLDAATRLAAQLFLTAVPFMFVVAAFAPQSVRTHLLDSAQDLFGLDGKAKHQLEELYDPQGGDTDTERQTTGAIGAVVTLLTATASSRAMARVCERAWLLPRAAARLVAWRWLAWIVAWVAVLVLQGPLRDGLGAGPWLGVPLIFAADLAVWWWSQHLLLGARLPWLPLLPGAALTAAAMTALSVTARLYMPPALDRSLATYGPLGSVFTLLSWLVAICVALTFTITAGAVLATEPPLARFLPALPRPPAPACGPADPARPGS, from the coding sequence ATGGCCACGGCGGCCCCGCCTCCCGGCGAGCCGGACCGCGGGGCCGACCGCCCGCGGCGGGGCGGGCGCGGCACCCGGGCACGGCGCGGGCCCTGGGCGGCGGGGCGGGCGCGGGTCCTGGCCGCGCGTCGGGCCGCCGAACGGCGGTTCCCGGTCCTGACCGAGCTGACCGCGCGCCTGCTGTCGGTGAACCTGCTCGACGCGGCCACCCGTCTGGCGGCACAGCTCTTCCTGACCGCGGTGCCGTTCATGTTCGTGGTGGCCGCCTTCGCCCCGCAGAGCGTCCGCACGCACCTCCTGGACTCCGCGCAGGACCTCTTCGGGCTCGACGGCAAGGCCAAGCACCAGCTCGAGGAGCTCTACGACCCGCAGGGCGGCGACACCGACACCGAGCGGCAGACCACCGGCGCGATCGGAGCGGTGGTGACGCTGCTGACCGCCACCGCGAGCAGCCGGGCGATGGCCCGGGTCTGCGAGCGGGCCTGGCTGCTGCCGCGGGCGGCGGCCCGGCTGGTGGCGTGGCGCTGGCTCGCCTGGATCGTGGCGTGGGTGGCGGTACTCGTCCTCCAGGGGCCGCTGCGCGACGGCCTGGGCGCCGGGCCGTGGCTGGGGGTGCCGCTGATCTTCGCCGCGGACCTCGCGGTGTGGTGGTGGTCCCAGCACCTGCTGCTCGGCGCGCGCCTGCCGTGGCTGCCGCTCCTGCCGGGCGCGGCGCTCACCGCCGCCGCGATGACGGCGCTGTCGGTGACGGCCCGCCTCTACATGCCGCCGGCGCTCGACCGCAGCCTCGCGACCTACGGTCCGCTCGGCTCCGTCTTCACGCTGCTGTCGTGGCTGGTCGCGATCTGCGTCGCGCTGACCTTCACGATCACCGCGGGTGCCGTCCTGGCCACCGAGCCGCCCCTGGCCCGCTTCCTGCCCGCCCTCCCGCGACCCCCCGCGCCCGCCTGCGGGCCCGCCGACCCGGCACGGCCGGGTTCATGA
- a CDS encoding NADPH-dependent FMN reductase translates to MTKLGIIVASTRPGRLGLPIAQWFEGEARAHGGFDEVDLIDLAEVALPFMDEPEHPRLARYTHQHTRDWSARIAGADALVFVMPEYNYGYNAELKNAIDYLHNEWLYKPVGFVSYGGVSAGTRAVQMVKQVVTTLKMTPVFDGVSIPFVRQFIDEESKVRPNETMVASAKAMLDELVRVEAALRPLRPVLAESRQDA, encoded by the coding sequence ATGACGAAGCTCGGGATCATTGTGGCGAGCACCAGGCCGGGGCGGCTGGGCCTGCCGATCGCCCAGTGGTTCGAAGGGGAGGCGCGTGCGCACGGCGGCTTCGACGAGGTCGACCTGATCGACCTCGCCGAGGTGGCGCTGCCCTTCATGGACGAGCCGGAGCACCCGCGGCTGGCCCGGTACACCCACCAGCACACCCGCGACTGGAGCGCCCGGATCGCCGGCGCGGACGCGCTGGTGTTCGTGATGCCGGAGTACAACTACGGCTACAACGCCGAACTGAAGAACGCCATCGACTACCTGCACAACGAGTGGCTCTACAAGCCGGTCGGCTTCGTCAGCTACGGCGGGGTGTCGGCGGGCACCCGCGCGGTGCAGATGGTCAAGCAGGTCGTCACGACCCTGAAGATGACCCCGGTCTTCGACGGCGTGAGCATCCCGTTCGTCCGGCAGTTCATCGACGAGGAGTCGAAGGTGCGCCCGAACGAGACGATGGTCGCGTCCGCCAAGGCGATGCTGGACGAACTGGTCCGGGTCGAGGCGGCGCTGCGCCCGCTGCGCCCCGTTCTGGCAGAATCGCGGCAGGACGCGTAG
- a CDS encoding winged helix-turn-helix transcriptional regulator, giving the protein MPAQDAAAIEIHRVCARFHAAIELIGGRWTGAILRAVFTGQHRFAHIRAAVPGLSDTMLAQRLRTLEESGLLERRAGAGGQSAAEYHLTDKGRELDPVLEAVIAWSHRWIPLPPDPAAPLAPSDPPAPSDARPSSVPPGPPVPPVPPAF; this is encoded by the coding sequence ATGCCGGCCCAGGACGCAGCCGCGATCGAGATCCACCGTGTGTGCGCACGGTTCCACGCCGCGATCGAGCTGATCGGGGGGCGGTGGACCGGCGCGATCCTGCGCGCGGTGTTCACCGGCCAGCACCGCTTCGCGCACATCCGGGCGGCCGTTCCGGGGCTGAGCGACACCATGCTCGCCCAGCGGCTGCGCACTCTGGAGGAGAGCGGCCTGCTCGAACGCCGCGCGGGCGCGGGCGGCCAGAGCGCGGCGGAGTACCACCTCACCGACAAGGGGCGGGAGCTGGACCCGGTGCTGGAGGCGGTCATCGCCTGGTCACACCGCTGGATCCCGCTCCCGCCCGATCCGGCCGCGCCCCTCGCACCGTCCGATCCGCCCGCGCCGTCCGATGCGCGCCCGTCGTCCGTGCCGCCTGGACCGCCCGTACCGCCCGTACCGCCCGCGTTCTGA
- a CDS encoding DMT family transporter, giving the protein MAWVLIVVAGLLEVVWSVGMKYTDGFTRLWPSLMTGAGIAASMLLLSLAARSLPIGTAYGVWVGIGAAGAAVVGMLVLGEPVSAARIFFVCLLVAAVVGLKATAGH; this is encoded by the coding sequence ATGGCATGGGTCCTGATCGTTGTCGCCGGCCTGCTCGAAGTGGTCTGGTCGGTCGGCATGAAGTACACCGACGGCTTCACCCGGCTCTGGCCCAGTCTGATGACGGGTGCCGGCATCGCGGCCAGCATGCTGCTGCTCTCGCTCGCGGCCAGGTCGCTGCCGATCGGCACCGCGTACGGCGTGTGGGTCGGGATCGGCGCGGCGGGCGCCGCGGTGGTGGGCATGCTGGTGCTCGGCGAACCCGTCTCGGCCGCCCGGATCTTCTTCGTCTGCCTGCTCGTCGCCGCCGTGGTGGGCCTGAAGGCGACGGCGGGCCACTGA